The following proteins come from a genomic window of Clostridiales bacterium:
- a CDS encoding DnaD domain protein → MNFKIKKTLLYSDTQLSDIFISDYLPALDADSVKLYVYCLFLAKYNKTFDITTLSEKLGMSKDIVRNCTDNLRSCGLIVQNENSITFNDLKERAVLSNFKPRESSDPQKCMSSIIHKKRNRVIKSINNKFFQGLMSPSWYTDIDSWFDMFKFEDDAMYMLFQHCFDRGVLQKNYILTVARDWFNKGITTSLDVENYYEEYQKIKNISYKIRKKLNRSTPFSEYDEKVIEKWISSFKYDFDIIELALQKTTGTANPNLNYVNRIIENWYKMGLKTREDIISYSNSNKGKKNKSNTNTNNIDTKVLSKNFEQRDYDAKYLESFYTNFDSDTSAKQGGNGN, encoded by the coding sequence ATGAATTTTAAAATAAAAAAAACTTTATTATATTCAGACACACAACTATCAGATATTTTTATATCTGACTATCTACCAGCACTAGATGCAGATAGTGTCAAGCTATATGTATATTGTTTGTTCTTAGCCAAATACAATAAAACATTTGACATTACTACTCTTTCAGAAAAACTTGGTATGTCTAAAGATATTGTTAGAAATTGTACAGATAATCTTAGGTCATGTGGTCTTATTGTACAAAACGAAAATTCCATCACTTTTAACGATCTTAAGGAACGTGCCGTTTTGTCAAATTTTAAACCACGTGAATCATCCGATCCTCAAAAGTGTATGTCTTCTATTATACATAAGAAAAGGAATCGAGTAATAAAAAGCATCAACAATAAATTCTTCCAGGGACTGATGTCTCCATCATGGTACACTGATATAGACTCTTGGTTTGATATGTTTAAGTTTGAGGATGATGCCATGTACATGCTGTTTCAGCACTGTTTTGACCGAGGTGTACTGCAAAAAAATTACATACTAACTGTTGCTCGTGATTGGTTTAATAAAGGCATTACTACTTCTTTGGATGTAGAAAATTACTATGAGGAGTACCAAAAAATAAAAAATATTAGCTATAAGATAAGGAAAAAACTTAATAGATCTACTCCTTTCTCTGAATATGACGAGAAAGTGATCGAGAAATGGATATCTTCATTTAAATATGACTTCGACATAATTGAGCTTGCATTACAAAAAACCACTGGCACAGCTAATCCTAATTTAAATTATGTCAATCGCATAATAGAAAATTGGTATAAAATGGGGCTTAAGACTCGCGAAGATATTATATCTTACTCTAATTCTAATAAGGGTAAGAAAAATAAATCAAACACAAATACAAATAACATAGACACAAAGGTATTATCTAAAAACTTTGAACAACGAGACTATGATGCCAAGTATCTGGAATCATTCTACACAAATTTTGATTCTGATACTTCTGCAAAACAAGGAGGTAATGGAAATTGA